A region of the Culex quinquefasciatus strain JHB chromosome 1, VPISU_Cqui_1.0_pri_paternal, whole genome shotgun sequence genome:
GATGCCccaatagggtgtaatatcataatcgattttccagcacagcaatttttcagttccgattggtttagtcctcactttgcgcaaagagattcaattttccatttaaATTAGTATGGGAAACCGTTTTACGCTGtacggattcatattcggattcatagctctacaactttcccgaagagagtattgtgctagcttgtccctgaaagaagatacagcgttctcaaaactcgtctaaaacgtgattttcgagcaaaaacacgttttagacgagttttgaacatgctgtatctttttataggagcaagttagcaccatactctcttcgggaaagttgtagagcacattccagagcatccgaatatgaatccggttttggtacagcgtgaaacgtggattttataaatatcaaaatccaaaaaatggtttttcccatacaaatttatatggaaaattgaatcgctttgcgcaaagtgaggaccaagccaatcgttcccaaactttggggagttgtttaggaccccaaaaggaactgaaaaatggttgtgctcgctaaatttggacaactttatttttttccatacaaccatattacaccctaatgcccCAACCTTTTATGCCATCGATGAATATCCAGTTCCTTTTCACCAAGCAAAGCAGAATCGGAAAACTCCCGCAAAAATTCAATGCTATACAGACCGTCGACCAATTTCCCTTTAGCAATAACCTCGCCTTTATCATCGAAGATGACTTCCCCACCATGAAAAGTGACCCTTTTCCCAGCAGTGGTGGCCTTTCTAACCGAGGTTTGTTTCCAAACCCGGAATAAAAAGAACATTGTAAAGATTAACCATCTTTATTACGTTTCCAACAACACTTCTCAAAGTGACTTTACCCATTTTAACCGCCCTCAGGGACTCACCTGATTTGGCGGTGGAAATAATTAACGGTTGCTTCATTTCCTCCACTTTTTCCAATAGGTTCTCCTCGCGAACCATATGGTTTGTAGCGCCCGAGACGATGACAAAACGCACCTTTCTTTGCACCGGCCGCTCTCCCATCCAGATCGCTCTCCTTAAGGCCGCTCGACGATTTTCACGTGGTTGTTCGcgagctacacagaaaaaaagtttaaatttaccCGACACTGAAACCATGTTTTACTTGTGTTGCGACGAGAATCAAAGATCTGCTTGTCTGTGTTGCCTGAGAACTTAAGCTAACATTTTGAATAACTCTGTTCATTGCCAACTGCTAAGATGAAGAAAGATTAACaccaaaaagtactcaaaaagaAGAGAATCAGTTGCACCAATTTGTGAAGAAAGATCCGGAAAACCGAAGCCAAATGAGATTGCAGGAAGGGTGTTTAATTACTGAAGTTGTTAAAAGAAGTTAAATTGAATTGGATTAATAAAAATGGATTCTAGTTTTAGCTGATCAACCACAACAATCGGGACTTTCGATCTGCTCAAAGAAATTCAGCCCAATTAGGCCTTCGCAAATCTCAAcactaaaaaattattcaattaccATAATTTCGCTGAAATGTCCCAACCGAAGACTAACCTGTGCAAAAGATGTAAAGCAGGCGTAGATCCGGGAGGCGCGGACATTTTCACCTGCAAGGATTGCAGTGCCCATTTCCACGATAGCTGCTTGACGGTGCACAACTTCACTCCGAACATAGATTGGAGATGCGATCTGTGCTCTAACCTCAATTCGAGAATTCCGGCTATGATTGTATTGAACCTTCAGAGATTACAAGAGGAAATTGCACTAGAAAGGAGAATTCTGGAGCAGAAATATGCAATCTTGGGAAATCACCTGAGTGCGCTGCACAACAAAACCAATCATGTCGGGCAGGATCAACGTTAGATGCCGTACACACTTCCTATGCTGAATTGAAGGACGAGCTCTACTCATTCCTACAAGACCAGAAGAAGTCATCATCAATTACAGCCGAAGACTACCTACAACAAATGTTCGCCCGACAAGTAATTCCGTCTGATCTTCCTAACTTTAACGGACGACCAGAAGATTGGCCAGTATTCTACAGCAGCTACAATAATTCAACTAGAGCCTGCAAGTTTAGCAACGTCAAAAACCTGATAAGGCTACAACGTTGTCTCCAAGGTCCagctacacaaaaaaaaagttgaattttggaatgttgaaaatttggaaggttgaatattacctcttttttgagtaatattacataaaaaatgtgtaaagatgtgaacctgatgaatattcatcaaaaactgatgaaaattcatcattttctgggtaaaattcatctttttctttagcatagcatagcatagcatagcataatggttctgcaccacgctgtagggggtgccacaatggtcaattcaatattcttagacaatttgattgctgcccggtacaaccaagaatatctaagaacgtaaatttccacactgtgctcgaaggctacgcccatacagtcccgtggggatttgggagggatgtttttgttgttcactagtggcaaaagtgcagggaacccatgcgacttttaaaagtgaacggaatatttttgggaggtttggaatgggggttaggggaatttcatcgggccgatgaaaatggttgagtgcgtaatgtatttaatgatttgaatgtttctaagtgtaaatgtgagtctgtagtgtattatctaataagcatatagttttgtaataatgataaataataaatataatagatatagtaaataaaataaatataatgaatataataaatacaatcaatatgattccaggaagctgtaaaaaaaaaaacagttatttaaaatataaatgctccagatggttcccatgtGGTTTAaaaagtttcgttaatttaagcagtttgatcatatatggtatgaggagatggtatattacaggaaaggaataggataaggaataatatgaacgttaaaataaatcatatagtgagtagacaaatttacatgtagacatttgattcaaaataaattaatactTGACTTAACGATTTTGGAGGTCTCCCAACATCTTTAGGGTATTGTATTTGGTATTAAAGGGAGGTAAAAAcaaaggaaaatgcattttttatgttttttttatttacagacACACATCGATATCCGCACACGAACATGCTAATCTTCAGTTGCTTCGAGTAGTGTTCGATTGACAAGGTTTACAGATGATTTGTTAGTGGAAGAGATAATTTTCAGTTCGTTCAACTTAACTAGCTCAAAAAGCTTACGAAGTAGTGTCGGAGTTTTAAGATTAAGAatagaacaaaattttataaatatttcaaaggaGGTGGCAAAATTTTGCTCTCCGCATGGCAAGGCTATTCCTTGCACTATTATGTAATACGGTCCACTGAGCAGCTCCTCTGCGACGCAGACCTTGTGTGGATCCATGTTGGGATGCAGCCTTCAACGACATCTTTGTTGGCGGTGGTTTCGCTGGGctgtaaaacaaaataattttaaaatttgcctcTAAACTACTTAAAGAactcaatctaatctaattttaTCTTATCTGATAACAAGAGATTCATGCACAATTAGGAAGAACTGCCTACTTATTTCTCTATTGACAAATTCCTTTTATTGGGGcaaacaattttctaaatttctctCCTAAAGTGATAACACTTACTGACGTCCAACGCATTAGTGGTTCAGCCATGGAAGCGCTTATGCTCTTGTCGCCGGAAATGGTCCTTTTAACCCCACAGTTGCTCATCTTCTTCATCAATCTAATGGCAGAGCGAAGTTCTCCTGTTTAAATAGAAAGATAAACAAATTTATAATATAacagatttaaatttttaaacagttcacacacaaaggaataACTTACTGTCAGCAATGTCACTAAATCCTGTATTGTGTGAAAGGCAGcttaaaagaaactttttcaTATTCGAGTTTACGTTATGTTGAGGATACGTCTGTTCAAACATTTGAAGAACCTAACAAaagataaaatataaaaatcgttCTAATTCAATTATTCATCGATTAACTTACAACAAGGCCGTTGTATGAAACGATGTGCGGGAAAACTGTGGCAATGTCTGATAGTGATTTTCCCTGTTGTACCAAAAAGGCAAAATGCGGATGGCATTTTGCCATTCCGTCACAAATTTGTTTCATGTGTTGGTTATTCGGCCGCAACGCCGCAATGAGTTCGGCGTCGTCCATCAAATGTTCACAGGGATCTGGCAGACTTTTGGAGGACGAAGAAACTTCCTATTATTTTTCTCCACTTTCCCGCGAAGATTTCCAATTTTCCACTCAATAATTCCTGTGTGAGGTCCTTTTTTCGCCTCcatttttccaaagaaaaacgactgaaataaaaaatacagtttaatttttttccaataaaaagaCCTCATTCCCGAGTCGATTTGGGTTTTTTAAAGCGATTCGGGTAGTTTGgagctgggtgctgaaaagacagaatgcgtaacgtgattttcgaatgctccccactgctacccactaatacaactgcactacagctgtaaacataaacaaagtagaaggctatgttcaagctcaagcgtgacatattttttgctgctaaagtgacttgttttgaaacattttggatctgttgatgttaaaattttcgttgaaaaattaagtgcttctCGCTTTTATTGTTGGTAGACTAAATTATGGGtggccaaaagaggcctttttgttttccacgtgacaAAATATTGTGTCAGAAGTGGGtgtatctttgaagcgcagtgataatgTTGGATTaagattattcaaaattatttggtaTGTGTCATCTATATTCATTGATAATTCGTTGCTTACATTGCAAAAAGGGtcataaacataggttttgcgtgagaAATGGcgtttctggagttttttttgaaaaggtccaataaaccaaatttccagtttttgcttttgggtgtttttagaaccgccttgattcagggtattaaaaacaccaaaaagcaaaactgaaaatttggtttattggtccttttaaaaaactccAGGTTTATTGAAATGCTAGCGACAAGttatgccaatctcgatttcaacccTCTTCTTAAGATTTCATGacctcaaaagctcgacgccaccgacaaaataaattatagatcgattacaatacatGCCACTTCTTGGTGttattttgcgaacagtaaattggttccgctttgacagttctaaattgaggccgctttgttttcttgttcaggtggggcaagtgtaccatatgaatTTTTAGtagggaaaaaaatacgaattgctgcaacaacatattttattgtaaaataaatacataaacgtTCTTAAAAACtggtaaacaattgttaaaaaaattgtccatgcaaaatatagtgatattatgaaaatttcccttttttcatcaaagtaatattttttttcgtaaaagcgatcaaatttttagtaacatactattatttaatctaaaaatgaaagaaatgtttcaaatacatcctaatctgatgtatctaagtgataacagttcaattgttagcaaattaacatgttttttcatgcattgttcctcttgccccaacgggttgttcgtcttgccccactagttgagtagaacgtacggaaaatcattttttttttaaatcatttttttgcattaaaaacaggatttttttaaaacatgttctatcaaagtcttagtcaagacctgaaataagatgttaattaaaaaatccgacagatttttaacgtttttgatgggttacaacgatcatttccttagcttgttacacttgccccactttccttACTATTCTGCACTCAGGTTTGGAGTTGAACCGAGTGACCCGCAGAATAATGAACAATGTTTTACAGTAAAACCCCGATGGTTGGATACCAATTGATTTTAGTTTGACATCGTCTTTACATAGATCTGATAGTGTTCGAGACCCCTTTGTAAAAAGGGACACATCAAAACAAACGGGGACAtaataaaaagtgtcaaaccatCAGGGTTTAATTGTATTTTATAATACCTCGATAGGATCGTCAGGAGATGCCTTGGTCTTTTCGAGCTGGGGAAaggatttcaaaatattttcagccaGCTGTTGTTTTTCACTCAGACTCGGATAACTGAAACGAGAAGTACATTGATAATACTATAAACAGTTAATTTGTCATTGATTACTTACTCTTTGTTCAAAATCCTTTCTTTAAAGTAGTGATTGTTGAGAATGCTATTCATCTGTCGCAGTTTTTTCACGTTAGGAACCTTCCCGTAAATCAGGTCATGAAAAACTTGTTCAAAATTACGTGCTGCTCTTAAAATTGTCTTTATTTCATCAACCTACaagaaatataaaaagcatttttttaaattattcggtAAAATTATAAACTTGATAATGCAAAGGTTTTATAGGGAATAGTACCGTTGTTTGATGTTGATCTGTTTGGTCATCCTGCGGAGGTTCAATTCCGCTCGATTCGTTCTTActatttaaaatgttgattgccttcaaaataagtttttggGGTCCTTTTTGAGTAATGCCCATTTCAATAATGTCATTGTTGTCAAGATCTTGAAGGGAGATGTCAGTTATCTTTTCAGctggaataaaaataaaagcgtagttataaaacctacaaaatatatacaaaaataACCCTCTCCCGCCTAAGCAATAAAATTgagaacttaaaaatcaaaatcacaaatattttaaagataaagtttttttttaattttttgtaaattttttttttctattttccatgttctatttgatattttctatttgcttttttctatttgatattttctatttgatattttctgtttgatattttcgatttgattttttctattttctatttgctattttctattttctaattgctattttctattttctattttccatgttcttttttctatttttttattttctatttgatattttctatttgatattttctatttgatatttgatattttctatttgatattttctatttgatattttctatttgatattttctatttgatattttctatttgatattttctatttgatattttctttttgatattttctatttgatattttctatttgatattttctatttgatattttctatttgatattttctatttgatattttctatttgatattttctatttgatattttctataTTCTATattctattttctattttttattttctatttgattttttctatttgattttttctgttttctattttgtattttctattttcttatttttattttcgatttgaTATTTTCTATTGGATAttttctatttgatattttctatttgatattttctatttgatattttctatttgatattttctataTTCTATattctattttctattttttattttctattttctgtttgatattttctatttgattttttcaattttttatttgatgttcGATATTTTCTATTATTTGAATCCTCGAGTAAGAGTACGACAagataacacacacacacacacacacacacacacacacacacacacacacacacacacacacacacacacacacacacacacacacacacacacacacacacacacacacaagcgcgCGCGCGGTATTGATTCCCCCCGAAGTAATATCGAAAGGTGGTCCCGAGGGGAAAAGGGCACgacgttcaaggactggtttagtaatctttccctgttcctgaggggaacacccgtgaagagtatcggggccggcatttacaaagcggattcagtgacagtttattaaccctttcaggcctgatgggtcatatatgacccataccgaaattcggttgtataaaatcacacagtgctcaaaacatataacattcttcagcaaagttgtaatttatgagtttctctacctaggaaaaaatgtttgagtggttgttaatggcctttttgacgacctagaacatcctgaaaacctgaaatttggaaacttcagaaaatgttgaagataGTTCAGGCTTACAACGATTTTTCAAGGCAAATGAAGTTTATTTATTACCAGTCACATCCCTACGACCATTTGGGACCACTTTGATCCCTTTGGatctcttttgggatgatctgggtcctccaaagtgtcctggaatacagatcttggagtctaccgccgtaacaacacgattctaccaagtttccgattatggttcatattcagtgatgtccctgggaccatttggcaacactcggagctatgtggatcacttttgggatgatctggatcctccaaagtgtcctggaatacagaacttggagtctaccgccgtaacaacacgattctaccaagtttccgattatggttcatattcagtgatgtccctagaaCCTTTTGGCAaccctctgagctatgtgggtcacttttgggatgatctgggtcctccaaagtgtcctggaatacagatcttggagtctaccgccgtaacaacacgattctaccaagtttccgattatggttcatattcagtgatgtctctGGAACCTTTTGGCAaccctctgagctatgtgggtcacttttgggatattctgggtcctccaaagtgtcctggaatacagatcttggagtctaccgccgtaacaacacgattctaccatgtttccaattatggttcatattcagtgatgtccctggaaccTTTTGGCAaccctctgagctatgtgggtcacttttggaatgatctgggtcctccaaagtgtcctggaatacagatcttggagtctaccgccgtaacaacacgattctaccaagtttccgattatggttcatattcagtgatgtccctgggaccatttggcaacactcggagctatgtggatcacttttgggatgatctggatcctccaaagtgtcctggaatacaggtcttggagtctaccgccgtaacaacacgattctaccaagtttccgattatggttcatattcagtgatgtccctagaaCCTTTTGGCAaccctctgagctatgtgggtcacttttgggatgatctgggtcctccaaagtgtcctggaatacagatcttggagtctaccgccgtaacaacatgattctaccaagtttccgattatggttcatattcagtgatgtccctggaaccTTTTGACAACACTATgaactatgtggatcacttttgggatgttctgggtcctccaaagtgtcctggaattcaGATCTTGAAGTATACCTTTATAACATCACGattgtaccaagtttccgatcatggttcatattcagtgatgtccctgggaccctttggcaaccctctgagctatgtgggtcacttttgggatgttctgggtcctccaaagtgtcctggaatacagatcttggagtctaccgccgtaacaacacgattctaccaagtttccgattatggttcatattcagtgatgtccctggaaccttttggcaacactaagagctatgtggatcacttttgggatgttttgggtcatccaaagtgtcctggaatacagatcttggagtctaccgccgtaacaacacgattctaccaagtttccgattatggttcatattcagtgatgtccctggaactatttggcaacactatgaactatgtggatcacttttgggatgttctgggtcctccaaagtgtcctggaattcgAATCTTGAAGTATACCTTTATAACAACACGattgtaccaagtttccgatcatggttcatattcagtgatgtccctagaaCCTTTTGGCAaccctctgagctatgtgggtcacttttgggatgatctgggtcctccaaagtgtcctggaatacagatcttggagtctaccgccgtaacaacacgattctaccaagtttccgattatggttcatattcagtgatgtccctggaaccttttggcaacactatgagctatgtggatcacttttgggatgttctgggtcctccaaagtgtcctggaattcaGATCTTGAAGTATACCTTTATAACAACACTattgtaccaagtttccgatcatggttcatattcagtgatgtacCTGGGACTCTTTGACGAACACGAGAAACCAATCCGCGGACGTGGAGATAAGTGAGATTGAGGGTAAACCTCGTATATTTTTGACCCATATAGAGTTCgataccgatcatatagcccaattttcagctcgaattttgcctgagactATGTTAGCGAGTAGaaagttgcagttgaggcatttCTCCGTGTATTGCTACAGAGTTTTTCAATGCTCAGATTCAGCCGCCCACAGATCGTTCGAGAGATTGAATGTGTTGGGTTTTGGGAGGTTTATGACTTGAACAAATTCAACTAACGCTACAGTCAAAATCCTCcctcgaccgccacctaccccttttgcctcgccagatggaATTCAAGCCATtctttcgcttacaaagcgaaacccgccAGGAGCTGGCACCCTTTAGCATTACTAGACTCCAAGatttgtattccaggacactttggaggacccaaaCCAtctcaaaagtgatccacatagctcatagtgtttccaacgggtcccagggacatcactgaatatgaaccataatcggaaacttggtaaaatcgtgttgttacggcggtggactccaagatctgtattccaggacattttggaggacccagaccatcccaaaagtgatccacatagctcatagtgttgccaaagggtcccagggacatcactgaatatgaaccataatcggaaacttggtagaatcgtgttgttacggcggtagactccaagatgtgtattctaggacactttggaggacccagaacataccaaaagtgatccacatagctcatagtatTGCCAAatggtcccagggacatcactgaatatgaaccataatcggaaacttggtagaatcgtgttgttacggcggtagactccaagatctgtatttcaggacactttggaggacccagaccatcccaaaagtgat
Encoded here:
- the LOC6046742 gene encoding LOW QUALITY PROTEIN: uncharacterized protein LOC6046742 (The sequence of the model RefSeq protein was modified relative to this genomic sequence to represent the inferred CDS: deleted 2 bases in 1 codon), whose amino-acid sequence is MEFLTETLDPESLNILNAEKITDISLQDLDNNDIIEMGITQKGPQKLILKAINILNSKNESSGIEPPQDDQTDQHQTTVDEIKTILRAARNFEQVFHDLIYGKVPNVKKLRQMNSILNNHYFKERILNKDYPSLSEKQQLAENILKSFPQLEKTKASPDDPIESFFFGKMEAKKGPHTGIIEWKIGNLRGKVEKNNRKFLRPPKVCQIPEHLMDDAELIAALRPNNQHMKQICDGMAKCHPHFAFLVQQGKSLSDIATVFPHIVSYNGLVVLQMFEQTYPQHNVNSNMKKFLLSCLSHNTGFSDIADRELRSAIRLMKKMSNCGVKRTISGDKSISASMAEPLMRWTSPSETTANKDVVEGCIPTWIHTRSASQRSCSVDRIT